One Setaria viridis chromosome 3, Setaria_viridis_v4.0, whole genome shotgun sequence DNA window includes the following coding sequences:
- the LOC117847867 gene encoding probable LRR receptor-like serine/threonine-protein kinase At1g05700 codes for MAAAPMILYLLYFVAVSSELAARAHGQVDTLGFISIDCGIPEGAAYADQSTRGLRYISDAGFTDAGLNAGVNPPYNIKGLADRYLTARYFPGSDGERSCYTLRPVTAGGRYLVRATFYYGNYDALNRLPAFDLHLGVNRWVTVNVTAPGAMYIYEAVVVSPADFFQVCLVNRGLGTPFISGLDLRPLQDEMYPDATVNQSLALLNFRRPAATYSFNRYHFWRPASTYRVFRYPFDPYDRLWQSYGDIDAWTNITSTTAVDVSNISSFHTPSKILWSAATPVNGTRIDFTWSSDSSINNDKTSYLLLLYFAEVQRLPSNALRRFDILVDNTTWNGSQGYSPRYLSAELVKRMVQGSSQHTVSLVATPDATLPPLLNAFEIYSVLPMTERATNDADAKAMMEIRKNYALKKNWMGDPCSPKAFAWNGLNCSYTSSGPAWIVALNLSSSGLSGAIDASFRDLKSLQYLDLSNNSLSGPVPDFLAQIPSLTFLDLSSNKLNGPIPAVLLQKRQNGSLVLRTGNNANLCDNGASTCEPENKIGKRILIIIAIVVPVAVATLLFLAAFLILRRMKNKQVTRTANNSRLPSPRERSNVFENRQFTYKELKLMTANFKEEIGRGGFGAVFLGYLENGSPVAVKMCSKTSQGDKEFSAEAQHLTRVHHRNLVSLIGYCKDKKHLALVYEYMHGGNLEDRLRGEASAAAPLTWHQRLKIALDSAHGLEYLHKACQPPLIHRDVKTTNILLSAELEAKISDFGLSKVFADDFKTHVTTQPAGTLGYLDPEYYNTSRLSEKSDVYSFGVVLLELITGQPPAVPVTGTESIHIALWVRQKLSMGNIESIVDPRMGGEYDVNSVWKVAELALQCKERPSRERPTMTDVVMELKECMELDVLHAMGYYSSAPSSTVNLSAASVDLQSDAQESDARQETALDLEQLGNASSTQLGPAPR; via the exons atggcggcggcgccgatgaTTCTCTACCTCCTGTACttcgtcgccgtctcgtcggAGCTCGCTGCCCGCGCCCATGGACAGGTCGACACCCTGGGCTTCATCAGCATCGACTGCGGCATCCCAGAGGGCGCGGCGTACGCGGACCAGTCCACGCGGGGCCTCCGCTACATCTCCGACGCCGGGTTCACCGACGCGGGGCTCAACGCCGGCGTCAACCCGCCGTACAACATCAAGGGCCTGGCCGACCGCTACCTCACCGCCCGCTACTTCCCCGGCAGCGACGGCGAGCGCAGCTGCTACACGCTCCGGCCAGTGACCGCCGGCGGCAGGTACCTCGTCAGGGCCACCTTCTACTACGGCAACTACGACGCGCTCAACCGGCTCCCCGCCTTCGACCTCCACCTCGGCGTCAACCGCTGGGTCACCGTCAACGTCACCGCCCCCGGCGCCATGTACATCTAcgaggcggtggtggtgtcGCCGGCGGACTTCTTCCAG GTGTGCCTGGTGAACCGAGGCCTGGGCACACCGTTCATCTCCGGGCTTGATCTGAGGCCGCTCCAAGACGAAATGTACCCGGACGCCACCGTGAACCAGTCGCTGGCGCTGCTCAACTTCCGCCGCCCGGCGGCGACATACAGCTTCAACCGATACCACTTCTGGCGGCCGGCCAGTACATACCGAGTGTTCAG GTACCCATTTGATCCATACGATCGGCTCTGGCAGTCTTACGGAGATATTGACGCATGGACCAACATAACATCCACAACAGCCGTCGATGTCTCCAACATCAGCAGCTTCCATACGCCATCGAAGATACTGTGGAGCGCTGCCACTCCAGTGAACGGAACCCGGATCGACTTCACATGGAGCTCAGATTCCTCCATAAACAATGACAAGACATCATACCTCCTGTTGCTTTACTTTGCGGAGGTGCAGAGGTTGCCAAGCAATGCACTGAGGCGGTTTGATATCCTTGTTGATAACACTACATGGAATGGCAGCCAGGGCTACAGCCCGAGGTACCTTTCTGCCGAGCTTGTGAAAAGGATGGTGCAGGGATCAAGCCAGCACACTGTCTCGCTTGTTGCCACACCAGATGCGACTCTTCCACCACTCCTGAATGCATTCGAGATATATTCGGTGCTGCCAATGACTGAGCGTGCGACAAATGATGCAGATG CCAAGGCCATGATGGAGATTCGCAAAAATTATGCATTGAAGAAAAATTGGATGGGTGATCCTTGTTCACCAAAAGCATTTGCTTGGAATGGATTGAACTGCAGTTATACTTCATCTGGCCCTGCATGGATCGTAGCTCT GAACTTGTCATCTAGTGGGTTGAGCGGTGCAATCGATGCTTCTTTCAGAGATCTAAAATCCCTGCAATACCT GGACTTGTCCAATAACAGTCTATCTGGTCCAGTACCTGATTTTCTTGCGCAAATCCCATCACTCACATTCCT TGATTTGTCAAGCAACAAACTCAACGGACCAATTCCTGCAGTTCTACTACAAAAACGTCAAAATGGATCTCTTGTATTAAG GACCGGTAACAACGCAAATCTGTGTGATAATGGTGCTTCTACCTGCGAACCAGAGAACAAGATTGGTAAAAGAATACTTATCATTATTGCAATAGTTGTCCCAGTAGCAGTAGCTACTCTACTATTTTTGGCGGCATTTCTTATCCTTCGTAGAATGAAGAATAAACAAG TTACAAGGACAGCAAACAACTCAAGGCTTCCTAGCCCTCGAGAAAGATCGAATGTATTTGAAAACAGACAGTTCACCTACAAAGAGTTGAAGCTCATGACAGCTAACTTCAAAGAAGAAATAGGGCGAGGAGGATTTGGTGCTGTCTTTCTAGGATATTTGGAGAATGGAAGTCCAGTTGCTGTCAAGATGTGTTCAAAAACATCTCAAGGGGATAAAGAGTTTTCAGCTGAG GCTCAACACTTGACTAGAGTTCATCACAGAAACCTTGTTTCCTTGATTGGATACTGCAAGGACAAGAAACATCTAGCCCTTGTTTATGAATATATGCATGGTGGAAACCTAGAGGACCGTCTAAGAG GCGAAGCCTCTGCTGCAGCACCCCTCACTTGGCATCAACGTCTCAAGATTGCTCTCGACTCTGCCCATG GATTGGAGTATCTACATAAGGCATGTCAACCGCCACTGATCCACAGGGACGTGAAGACAACGAATATTCTGCTATCTGCTGAACTTGAGGCGAAGATATCTGATTTTGGGCTTAGTAAGGTGTTTGCCGACGATTTTAAGACCCACGTCACAACACAACCAGCAGGTACCCTGGGGTACCTGGACCCTGAGTACTATAACACATCCCGGCTCAGTGAGAAGAGTGATGTGTACAGCTTCGGAGTCGTGCTACTGGAGCTCATCACAGGTCAGCCACCGGCAGTCCCTGTTACTGGCACCGAGAGCATCCACATTGCACTTTGGGTGCGCCAGAAGCTCTCCATGGGTAACATCGAGAGCATTGTTGACCCGAGGATGGGAGGAGAGTATGATGTCAACTCTGTCTGGAAAGTTGCAGAATTGGCACTGCAATGCAAAGAGCGGCCATCACGTGAACGGCCAACAATGACTGACGTTGTGATGGAGCTCAAGGAGTGCATGGAGCTGGATGTGCTGCACGCAATGGGATATTACAGCTCGGCGCCGAGTAGCACAGTCAATCTCAGTGCAGCGAGTGTTGATTTGCAGAGTGATGCCCAAGAAAGTGATGCAAGACAGGAAACTGCGCTTGACCTGGAACAGTTGGGCAATGCATCATCAACTCAATTAGGTCCTGCACCACGATGA